From Drosophila virilis strain 15010-1051.87 chromosome X, Dvir_AGI_RSII-ME, whole genome shotgun sequence, the proteins below share one genomic window:
- the w gene encoding protein white, with translation MGQEDQELLIRGGSKHPSAEQLHNGEQAAAAGTTVAPTAQSCISQGFGQAKNYGTLSGSDDAQLPETLTYAWHNVDIFGAVHQPGSGWRQLVNRTRGLFCNERHIPAPRKHLLKNVCGVAYPGELLAVMGSSGAGKTTLLNALAFRTPQGVQVSPSSVRLLNGQPVDAKEMQARCAYVQQDDLFIGSLTAREHLIFQAMVRMPRQLTYRQRVARVDQVIQELSLSKCQHTIIGVPGRVKGLSGGERKRLAFASEALTDPPLLICDEPTSGLDSFTAHSVVQVLKKLSQKGKTVILTIHQPSSELFELFDKILLIAEGRVAFLGTPSEAVDFFSYVGAQCPTNYNPADFYVQVLAIVPGREMESRERIAKICDNFAISKVARDMEQLLAAKAQTQPLEQPENGYTYKATWFMQFRAVLWRSWLSVLKEPLLVKVRLIQTTMVAVLIGLIFLGQQLTQVGVMNINGAIFLFLTNMTFQNVFATINVFTSELPVFMRESRSRLYRCDTYFLGKTIAELPLFLTVPLVFTAIAYPMIGLRAGALHFFNCLALVTLVANVSTSFGYLISCASSSTSMALSVGPPVIIPFLLFGGFFLNSGSVPIYLKWLSYLSWFRYANEGLLINQWADVEPGEISCTSSNTTCPGSGKVILETLNFSVDDLPLDYVGLALLIVGFRGFAYLALRLRARRKE, from the exons GGGGAGCAGGCGGCAGCGGCAGGCACAACCGTGGCGCCCACAGCGCAGAGCTGCATAAGCCAAGGCTTTGGCCAGGCCAAGAACTATGGCACCTTGAGCGGATCCGATGATGCACAGCTGCCAGAGACGCTCACCTATGCGTGGCACAATGTGGACATATTCGGTGCTGTGCATCAGCCGGGCTCCGGCTGGCGTCAGCTGGTGAATCGCACGCGTGGACTCTTCTGCAACGAGCGACATATTCCGGCGCCACGCAAGCATCTGCTTAAGAATG TCTGTGGCGTGGCCTATCCGGGCGAACTGCTGGCTGTGATGGGCAGCTCCGGGGCTGGCAAGACCACGCTGCTGAATGCCCTGGCCTTCAGGACACCGCAGGGCGTGCAGGTGTCGCCGTCGAGCGTGCGTCTGCTTAATGGCCAGCCGGTGGATGCCAAGGAGATGCAGGCTCGCTGCGCCTATGTGCAGCAGGATGATCTGTTTATTGGCTCCCTAACGGCACGGGAGCATCTCATCTTTCAGGCGATGGTGCGCATGCCGCGCCAGCTAACCTATCGCCAGCGTGTGGCACGCGTCGACCAGGTCATCCAGGAGCTGTCGCTGAGCAAATGCCAGCATACGATCATTGGTGTGCCCGGACGCGTCAAGGGGCTGTCGGGCGGGGAGCGAAAGCGTTTGGCGTTCGCCTCGGAGGCGCTCACCGATCCGCCGTTGCTCATATGCGATGAGCCGACCTCCGGTCTGGACTCCTTTACTGCGCACAGCGTCGTCCAGGTGCTAAAGAAGCTGTCGCAGAAGGGTAAAACCGTCATATTGACCATACATCAGCCCTCCTCGGAGCTGTTCGAGCTGTTCGACAAGATACTCCTCATCGCCGAGGGACGCGTCGCCTTCCTTGGCACGCCCAGCGAGGCAGTCGACTTCTTCTCCTA TGTGGGCGCCCAGTGTCCGACCAATTACAATCCGGCCGACTTCTATGTGCAGGTGCTGGCCATTGTGCCAGGTCGCGAGATGGAGTCGCGCGAGCGCATTGCCAAGATTTGCGATAACTTTGCCATTAGCAAGGTGGCGCGGGATATGGAACAGCTGCTGGCCGCCAAGGCGCAGACGCAGCCGCTGGAGCAGCCCGAGAACGGGTATACCTACAAGGCCACATGGTTTATGCAGTTCCGCGCCGTGCTCTGGCGCTCCTGGCTATCCGTGCTGAAGGAGCCGCTGCTGGTCAAAGTGCGACTCATACAGACCACG ATGGTTGCCGTGCTCATTGGGCTCATCTTTCTGGGCCAGCAACTGACGCAGGTGGGCGTGATGAACATCAACGGAGCCATATTTCTCTTCCTGACCAACATGACCTTTCAGAATGTGTTTGCCACCATCAAT GTTTTTACGTCGGAGCTGCCGGTTTTTATGCGGGAGTCGCGCAGTCGCCTTTACCGCTGCGACACCTACTTTCTGGGCAAGACCATAGCCGAGCTGCCGCTCTTTTTGACCGTGCCGCTCGTCTTTACGGCCATTGCGTATCCGATGATTGGCCTGCGTGCGGGAGCACTGCACTTTTTCAACTGCCTGGCGCTGGTCACACTGGTGGCCAATGTGTCCACCTCGTTTGGCTATTTGATATCCTGCGCTAGCTCCTCGACATCGATGGCATTATCGGTGGGCCCGCCGGTCATAATACCATTCTTGCTTTTTGGTGGCTTCTTCCTCAACTCGGGCTCGGTGCCTATTTACCTGAAATGGTTGTCCTACCTATCCTGGTTTCGTTATGCCAACGAGGGCCTGCTTATCAATCAGTGGGCCGATGTGGAGCCCGGCGAAATTAGTTGCACCTCCTCGAACACAACGTGCCCCGGCTCCGGCAAGGTTATACTGGAAACGCTTAACTTCTCCGTCGATGATTTACCGCTCGATTATGTGGGATTGGCCCTGCTGATTGTAGGCTTTCGCGGGTTTGCCTACCTGGCGCTGCGATTGCGTGCCAGGCGCAAGGAGTAA